The window TAATATTAACTTCTAGATTCTTCACATTACCATTAAATGTTAAATCTAAATTGCATGTATTACTTCTTGGGTCAATACTATAATTTATATCATCTCCATCTTGTAAAATAGAGTTAATATAACCTTTACTATTAAGCCATTTACTCTTTTGACTTTTTGGATTATTACTAAAGAATTTTACGATCTTATCCTGTTTAAAGTCACTTGTCTCAAACCTTAAAATTCTTTCAACATAAGTTGTCATTAGAGTTTTGTATATAGAATCAAAGCCATCTTCTAACATTGATAAACTTCTAGCCTTATATACTGTTATTTTTTTAACAACTTTACCATTAACTTGAGCATTTTCAGAAGAGAAGACAAAACCAAAATTATTTCTATTAATAGAGTTCTTAATTGCATTGGTAAATCCAGAAATCTCTTTAGCTAAAGTTGTTACAGTTTTTAGACTATTATCTCCACTTTCTATATCAAACCTTACACCTGGATAACTTCTAGTAACATCTCTAAATCTCTCTTTTAAATATTCAGGACATTGGTATGCAGATACTATACCTGCCGCTACATAAGCTGCATCTACATATACACCCTCTAACCATAATTTCAAAACATCTTCTTCTACTTTAGATAATCTAGCACCATTTTCTTCATAAATCATCTTACTATCTAAGACTACACCTGACTTATCTTTAGGTATTATTGTAAAATTAGGTAAACAAGGAATCGCATATTCACTATATTCTTGATTTACCAATACTGAAGTAGCATCTATATAATTATCAATTCCTTTAGTTGCCATTGCATTAAATGTAGTCTCTTCTTTCCCTTCAAAATTAAAGAAGATTTGAATTTTATATTTATGAGCTATATCTAAGATAGAAGTTAAAGACTCCATAGTATTACCATTTTTAGATTCTGTTTTATTTGTCCCTTTAAATCGCATTCTTCTAGCTTTAGTTGGACTATCTGTTTTCATTTCTATAGCAGGTACTATTCCAAACCAGATTGTATCACTAAAGCTATTTTTAGCATTAACAGTATTTAAGAAAGTTTCTAATCTAGTTCTATTATTACCTTTTATAGTCATATCAACTTTACAATTGGTGACTAATAATTTAGGCATCATTCCTCTATTTGGAGTATCATATTGCTCAAAATACATTTTTACTCCAAGTAATTTTTCTACTAAAGGTTTAGCTACCTTAATGAAGTCATCTTTAGTATTCTTATAAAACTCTAAATAATTATTATAGTTATTTACTTCCTTTTCTATATCTATATCAGTTGTTGGAGCAGAAATTGGTGCAAAAGTTCTCAATACTAAATCTTTTACATATGATGAAGGATCCTCAGTTATAGCTTCATAATCTTCTTCAAAAACTTCTACCAAAGCATTTCGTTGTTCCTCACTTTGCACTGCTAATGCTTTTTCTTCCTCTTTTGGTGCTTCTAATATTTTAAGTTCACCATCTTCACCCATTGTAAGAACACCAATTTCTATTGTTTGAGTCTCAGAATCCTCCTGACTTTCCCCTAATAATAATCTTGTCTTAATATCTTCAATTGCTAACGGCAACATACCTAAAACATTATTATAATTTTGGCTTGCTTCCTCAAATTTAATATTTAACTTATCCCCTAATTCTAATTTTGAAGGATCCTCATCATCAAGAGCTTCATATTTACTATATAAGTAATTAATCTCTTTTCTAACTTGTTTAATATCTTCCATTACCTTCTTTGGAGAAATCATATCAAGAATATTTTCGAATTTGAAATCTACATTTTTTATACCTTGACTTTTCTTAGTATCAATTAATGTACATAGCATTTTTAAGAAATCATTATTTTGATCTAGCTTAATTTCTGTAACACAATTATCAGGTACCCCTTCTGGCTTTATAGCAGTATAAACCACCTTCTGATTAGCTGCATTATAATAAGAGTATATTGTAGGACTGAACTTAGTAAGAAATTCATCAAAGCTTCCTACTAAAAGGTGCTCATTAATCTCACTAATCTTATCATCCTTTAAACTATCTAATCCTTTTACATCTCCTATTATAGTAAGTAAATCTAATTTTTCAGGATTAAATTCTTCAAAAAGTATAGTTCTATTAGTTTGATCAATAATATTAATTTTAAACCTCTCCTTTCTAAAATCAAAATCTATAATTATTTTTTTCTCTCTGTTTCACTAAAAATATACCTAAGTAAGATTTGACTTAATAAAAGATAGTCTATTATATATTTTTATCAATAAATTTATATCTACAGTAATAGATTTTTACTAAAGATAAATAATCAATAATAGATAACCTCTAAATAAAAAATCTATAGGCATAAGTTGCCTATAGATTTAAAATCATCAGCAACTTGGCAATCATAAATATTCTTAGATATCCTTAGACCCATAGCTTTGCGTCTTTAGCTTTCGCTAAATTTGCCCTCTTATTCCCTTTTTTTCTATTTTAGTTAACAGAAAGAACATTTGTATTTTGATATTTTTAAATGAAATAATTACCTTTACCTAAATATTGTACAGAATATAGTTTAATTTGTCAAATAAAATAAAAAAAAACTGTTACTGTTTATTACAGTAACAGTTTTTTAAGTTTAGTTTAAAGTCCCAATTAAAGTACTTATAAACTGAGCTACTTTCTTAATAAGTTCTATTTTATCATCTTCAAGCAGCACTAAATTCTCCTCTAACCTCTTAATAATGGCACTACCAACAATAACTCCATCAGCAAAACTGGCTACCTCTTTGACATGCTCAGGTTCAGAAATCCCAAAACCAACTGCTACTGGAGTGGAGGTTAAGGATTTAATCTCCTCTACTTTTTCCTTAACCTCTTTAGAGACCTCTCCTCTCTCTCCTGTAGTACCTAAAGTAGCTACTGCATAGATAAAGCCTTGAGAATTCTCAGCCAACTCTTTAATTCTCTTAGGAGAACTATTTAAAGCTACCAGTGATATAATATCTACTCCATTGCTCAAATTTCTTAACTCCTCATCCTCACCCATTGGCAGATCAGGAATAATCAGACCATCTACGCCAAACTCTTCACAGCTTTTAATGAGTCTATCTAAGCCATAATTGAAGATGGAATTAAAGTATCCCATTAGAACTATTGGGATTTGACTCTCATTTCTAATATCTTTAACTAGATTAAAGATATTCTTTAAGTTAGTTCTATGAGCCAAACTTCTCTTTCCTGCCCTTTGAATAGTAGGTCCATCTGCTAAAGGATTAGAGAAGGGAATTCCTAATTCGATTATATCTGCCCCATTTCTTTCAGCTTCTAAGACCAAATCTTTAGTCAAATCTAAAGTAGGGTCACCAGCCATCAAAAATGGAATAAAGGCCTTTTGACCTTTATCCCGTAAACTAGCAAAAGTAGTAGCAATTCTGCTCACTATAACTCAACTCCAAGTCTTTCTGCCAAAGTATATACATCCTTATCCCCTCTTCCAGATAAATTCATCACAATAATCTGATCTTGATCTAATTCAGGAGCTAATTTTAGAACATGAGCTATAGCATGGGAACTCTCTAAAGCTGGAATGATCCCTTCACTTTCACATAGGACTTGGAAGGCATTTACAGCTTCATCATCGGTAACAGATACATATTTAGCCCGACCAATATCCTTAAGATAACTATGCTCAGGACCCACACCTGGATAATCTAATCCTGCAGAGATAGAGTGGACAGGCATAATCTGACCATTTTCATCTTGTAATACATAGGTCTTAAATCCGTGGATAACACCTTTTCTTCCTTTAGCCATTGTTGCAGCATGCTTATCAGTATCTACACCAAGTCCAGCCGCTTCTACTCCAATCATCTCTACATCCTCATCTCCAATAAATGGATAAAATAATCCTATAGCATTACTTCCCCCACCAACACAGGCTACTAGATAATCAGGTAATCTTCCCTCTTGCTCAAGAATCTGCTCTTTAGCTTCTTCTCCAATCATTGATTGGAAGTCGCGAACTATTGTTGGATATGGATGGGGTCCTACAGCAGAGCCTAATAGATAGAAGGTATCATCTATTCTCTCTATCCAGTTTCTTAATGCAGCATCTACAGCATCACTTAAAGTTTGAGTACCATCTGTAACTGGAGTTACTTTAGCACCTAAGAGTTTCATTCTAAATACATTCAAGGCTTGGCGCTGTACATCCTCTGCTCCCATAAAGATTTCGCATTCCATGCCAAACATTGCTGCTACCGTAGCCGTAGCTACACCATGTTGTCCTGCTCCTGTCTCAGCTATGATTCTCTTCTTGCCCATCCTTTTAGCTAACAGAGCCTGACCTAAGGCATTGTTAATCTTATGTGCTCCCATATGATTAAGGTCTTCACGTTTTAAGTAAATCTTAGCTCCACCCAGCTTCTTAGTTAGACGTTCTGCATAATATAATGGGTTAGCTCGCCCTACATACTGCTTCAAATAATAATCAAACTCCTCTTGAAATTCAGAGTCACCCTTATACTTATCATAAGCCTTTTCTAACTCTTCTAAAGCTGGAATAATCAACTCTGGTACATACTTACCTCCAAATTCACCAAATTGCCCTTTGATATTACCTTTTGACTCTACACTCATCTCTTCTCATCTCCCTATTTTGATTTTAAGTTAATATTTTAGATTCATTTTCATTATAGATGTCCAATTCTAAAGTAAGACATAATGGGTATATTGCGACAGTTTTACCCCCTCTAACTCCCCCTTCATAAGGGGGAGAATAAAAGAGCTTTAGCCTCCCCTTTAGAGAAGGGGGAGGTTGGAGGGGGTCTGAAGTTTTTTAAAAAAGTGTCGCAATATCCCTCTATAACACCATATCAAAATTTCACTCTATAATCATCTACATTAAAAAATTAAGATTAGCTTCCAATAAATTAAACAAAATCATAACAATTAAATACTATGCTTCTCTTATCTCTTCTGAGCTATTTTTAACATTGTATTGCCACCTTTTTGAAATTGATAATCCACTGTTACTTCATCAACAGAATAACCCTTTTCAATGTAGTTGTTAATAACCTTATCTACATATAATGATTTTCTCCCATTTAAATCTAACAAGGGAAAAATCCTAACTTCTCTTGCTACACGTAACATCTCATCTATTGCTTCTATATGAAATTTCAAAGATAGATTATCACTATATAAAAATAAAAAATGTGATGATAAGGCTAGATCAAATTGATTATCTTCAAAAGGAAGGTTTGGTAACATGGCATAAAGATATCTATTTTCTTGCTTTCCAAGATCATAATCTGCTAAAAATTTTTCCATCGCTAACATTCTGATTCTGCCCAAATCTTCTACATCTTTTATTTTAGTCCAAATAAATTTATCCTTATTCTGCTTAGTCTGATTTATTACATCTTGGTAATTTTCACTAATTCGCTTTAAAATATCATCCTTAGTAAAGTGATAAATAGGATCAATCGATATCATTTCTTTCCCTTTTTCTTTCATAGTATAATTAAAGCTTGCTGGACCATCAGCACAGCCTAGAATAAATTTATCCAAATCTGCTTCAGTTAAATTAAACATATCCACATATTCTTCAAAGGTTCTACCCCAGGGAACAACTGACCCATATTTAATTTTCACTGCACACATTTATAGCTCAATTCCTAAATTACCTGCTACAGTATATACATCTTTATCACCACGACCAGAAAGGTTTACAACTATAACCTGATCTTGCTCAAGCTCTTTTGCCAATTTTAAAGCATAAGCAACAGCATGGGAACTCTCTAAGGCTGGAATAATTCCTTCTAATTTAGATAATAATTGAAAGGCTTCTAAAGCTTCACTATCGGTAACTGATACATACTCAGCTCGATTAATATCCTTAAGATAACTATGTTCTGGACCTACACCTGGATAGTCCAATCCTGCCGAGATAGAGTATGCAGGTAAAATCTGACCATATTCATCCTGTAAAACATAAGTCTTAACACCATGAATAATACCTTTAGTACCTTTAGTTAAGGTAGCAGCATGCTTATCAGTATCTACACCAAGTCCAGCTGCTTCTACACCAACTATCTTAACATCCTTATCTTCAATAAAAGGATAGAATAATCCAATCGCATTACTTCCTCCACCAACACAAGCCACTAAATAATCAGGTAGCTTATTCTCTGCTTCTAAAATCTGTTCTTTAACTTCTTGACCAATTATCGATTGGAAATCACGAACTATTGTTGGATAAGGATGAGGACCTGCTGCTGTCCCAAATAAATAGAAGGTATCTTCTATTCTCTCTACCCAATTTCTAAAGGCAACATCTATAGCATCGCTTAAGGTAGCTGTTCCTTCTGTTACTGGAGTTACCTTTGCACCTAAGAGCTTCATCCTAAATACATTTAAGGCTTGACGCTCCACATCCTCTGCTCCCATAAAGACTTCACATTCCATCCCAAACATTGCTGCTACAGTAGCCGTAGCTACACCATGTTGCCCTGCTCCCGTTTCAGCTATGATTCTCTTCTTGCCCATCCGTTTAGCCAAAAGAACTTGACCCAAAGCATTATTAATCTTATGGGCCCCAGTATGATTAAGGTCTTCACGTTTTAGATAGACCTTTGCTCCACCTAGTTTTTCAGTCAAACGTTCTGCATAATATAGGGGATTAGCTCTCCCTACATACTGCTTTAAATAATAGTTCAATTCCTCTTGAAATTCTGGATCATCCTTATAGTTAGCATAAGCTTCATCCAACTCATCTAAGGCTGCAATCACCAACTCTGGTACATACTTACCACCAAATTCACCAAACTGACCTCTTCTTTGACTCTTTAACTCTACACTCATCTCTTCTCATCTCCTCTAATTATTTTTTATTATAAGTGTCTGTATGAGGATGAAATTCTACGTCTAAAGTGAAACTTAATAGGTATCTAAATTTTAGTAATCAGTAACGAGTAACGGGTAATGAGTAAGAATCTCTTTTCGTCACTTGTCACTCATTACTCGTTACTGTCTTAATATCTATCTAAAGTTTCATTTTGAAATCACACTCACACCCCACACTCTTGCTTTTTTACTCTTCTAATAAACTCTTCTAATCTCTTCTTATCCTTGACTCCTGCTTGGGCTTCAACTCCACTACTAACATCTACCCCATAAGGAGTAACTGAATCTATTGCTTGGTTAACATTAGCAGGATTTAAACCACCAGCAATGATAATATCCCCATATTCTTTAGCTAATTTAGCAAGCTCCCAATTAAAGATCTTACCTACTCCTCCTAGTTTATTGGGATGATAAGCATCAAGTAGATATTTATCGACCTGATACTCCTTTAATCGCTCTAAATAGCTCTCATCTTTGACTCTAAAAGCCTTGATAACTGGTAAATGAAACTCTTGACAATATTCTGGACTTTCATCACCATGAAGCTGTAGATAATCTAATGAACATCTACTAATTATCCCTTGTACCTCTTCTAAAGACTGGTTAGCAAAAACCCCCACCTTCTTAATCTTCTCTGGTAGCTGCTCAATAATCTCCTTTACTTCATCAGGACTAACCTGTCTAGGACTCTTAGCAAAGATAAATCCTAAATAATCAGCTCCATACTCTACCGCTAACTTAGCATCAGCTAAATTAGTAATTCCACAGATTTTAATCTTTGTCATCCTACTAACTCACTTATCTTAGTAGAGATATTAGTGCTTCTCATCAGTGCTTCTCCTACCAGAATACCATCAATCCCATGGGTAGCCAGTAACTCTACATCATTTCTAGTCTTAATCCCACTTTCACTAACAACTACCTTATCATTAGGAATCAATCTCTTTAATCCTAAGGTTGTCGCTAAGTCAACCTCAAAGACCCTCAAATTCCGATTATTAATTCCAATTATATCACAATCTTCCTGTAAAGCAAGGGTCAATTCCTTTCTATTATGAACCTCTACCAGAATACCCAATCCTAATGATTTTGCTAAAGCTAAGTACTCCCTTAACTCTTCCTGATTTAAAATAGCTACAATCAATAAGATAGCATCAGCACCACAGGCTCTAGCTTGATAAATCTGATAAGGGTCAATGATAAAGTCTTTTCTTAATAAAGGTAAATCAACCTCTACTTTTACCTCTGTTAAATAATCTAATTTACCTTGAAAGAACTCTTCATCAGTTAAGACCGATAAGACCTTAGCTCCTGCCTGCTGATATTCCTTAGCAATAGCAATGGGATTAAAGCTTTCTCGTATTACCCCTTTAGATGGTGAAGCCTTCTTGATTTCAGCAATCAAGCTCATCCCTTCAGCCTCTAAGGCACCTTTAAAATCTCTAGTATCTTCTAAAGTAGCAATCTTCTCCTTTAACTCTGCTAAGCTCACTTCTCTCTTCTGCTGCTTTACTTCTAGTTTTTTATGTTCAACTATCTTATCTAAAATCAACTCAACTTACCTCCTTAGCTAATCTATTACTTACTTCAACTAGCTCTTCTAACTTCTTCAAAGCCAAACCTTCATCTATTATTTGAGCAGCTAGCTCTACACCCTCAACTAGACTCTCAGCTTTATCTACTGCTACTAAAGCTGCTGCTACATTTAAGATTACAATATCCCTCTTCTTACCAGCTTTACCCTTTAGAATATCTAAAGTAATCTCTGCGTTCTCTTCAGGGTTTCCTCCTGCTAAATCCTCTATAGTAGCTTCTTCTAATCCTAACTCTCTTGGATGGAGATTATAAGTCTTTACTTCATCATCTTTAAGTTGACTAACTTTAGTCTCTCCCACCGTTGATAATTCATCTAAACCAACCATTCCATGGACTACAAAGGCTGACTTCACTCCTAAATTCTTCAGCACATAAGCAATCGGCTCTGTTAATTCAGAACTATAAACTCCTAGTAACTGTACTCCTGCTTCAGCAGGGTTGGTCAAAGGACCTAAGAGATTAAAAATTGTTCTTGCTCCTATCTCTTTTCTTGGTCCAATAGCATACTTCATTGCTTGATGGAAAACTGGTGCATACATAAATCCTATTCCAATCTCATCAATGCAACTTCCTACTTGAGCTGGTGACAGATTGAGATTGACCCCTAATCTCTCCAATAAGTCAGCACTTCCACTCTTACTAGAGACTGAACGGTTACCATGTTTAGCCACAGCTACCCCTGCTGCTGCCACTACAAAGGCAGTAGTAGTTGAGATATTAAAAGTATTCAGCTTATCTCCACCAGTGCCACAGACATCTACTAATACATCCTGGTTGGTCTCTATTTTAGAGGCCTTCTCTCTCATCACCAATGCTGCCCCTGTTATCTCCTCAATCGTCTCGCCCTTCATTCTCAAAGCTGTAATAAAGCTGGCTATCTGAGCAGAAGTAGCCTCACCAATCATAATAGCTTCCATAGCATCTCTACTCTCCTCAATTGATAGATTATCTCCATTTATCACCTTGTTGATTACTCTTCTCATCTCTGCTTATCCTCCTTTTAAGTTCAGTAACGAGTAAAACAATAACCTTTATCAAACTCTCTTCACTGCTAAAAAATTACTGACAATCTCCGTACCTGTCTTACTCATTATCGATTCAGGATGGAACTGTAGTCCATATAATCCCTTCTCTTTATCCTCAATTGCCATGATTATTCCATCTTCAGTCTCAGCAGTAATTTCAAAATTATCAGCTAAGGTATCTCTATCAACAATTAAAGAATGATAACGAGTTGCTTCAAAATCTCCTACTCCTGCTAAAATCCCTTTATCTTTGTTAATTATTTTAGATACTTTACCATGAATCAACTCTGGTGCCTTGATTATCTTAGCTCCAAAAGCTGCTCCCATAGTCTGATGACCTAGACAGATTCCTAAAATCGGTATCTCTCCTGCCAACTCTCTAACCAAGTCTAAAGATATGCCTGCATCCTCTGGTCTACCTGGTCCTGGTGAGATGATTATCTTCTCTGGTCTTAACTCTCTAATCTCATCTACAGTAATCTTGTCATTTCTTATAACTTCAATCTCATGGTTCATATCCCCAATCAACTGTACTAAGTTATAAGTAAAAGAATCATAATTATCAATTACTAAAATCATTAGCAGACACCCCCTTCAGCTAACTTTACAGCTTCCAATAATGCCTGTGCTTTATTTAAAGTCTCTTGGTATTCAAATTCTGGATCGGAATCTGCTACAATACCAGCACCTGCTTGCAGATATGCCTTATTATCCTTAATAACCATAGTTCTAATAGTAATACAACTGTCTAAGTTTCCAGAATAACCAAAGTAACCAATACTACCTCCATAAGGACCTCTACGAGTATTTTCTAGTTCATCAATAATCTCCATCGCCCTAATCTTAGGAGCACCTGATAAAGTTCCTGCTGGAAAACAAGATTGTAATCCTGAATAGATATCCTCATGAGCCTTTAATTTACCTTGAACATCAGAGACGATATGCATTACATGGGAATAGTACTCAATCTCCATCAGCCTACTTACCTCTACACTACCATATTCACTGACCTTCCCAATATCATTACGCCCTAAATCTACTAGCATAATATGCTCTGCCCTCTCCTTCTCATCACCTAATAAGTCTTGAGCCAACTCTTTATCCTCTTGGCTGTCTTTTCCTCTCTTACGAGTTCCAGCAATCGGTCTATTCTCAATAACTCCATCTTCTACCCTTACTAAAAGCTCTGGTGAAGAACCAACAATCTCAAAATCAACAAAATCTAAATAATACATATAAGGTGATGGATTCACCCTCCTTAGCTGACGATAGATATCAAAGGATTGAGCAGTTATAGACACCTCTAAACGTTGCGAGAGAACAACTTGAAAGATATCCCCTTCTCTAATATAATCTTTAGCTTTATCTACATTCTTCATAAATTCTTCTTTGCTGATATTAGATTTAAACTTCAATTCCTTTGCTTTAACCTCTGGTCTACTCTCTTCCTTTAGAGGACTATCTAGCTTAGTAATTATCTCATCTATCTTCTCCTTAGCTAATTTGTAATCACTTTCAAGGTCGTCACTTACTTTAACATTAGTAACCACTTTGATACTATGATGTAGATGATCAAAGATTACTAAGGTATCACTTAAGATAAAGTTCATCTCTGGTAAAGCCAAATCATCCTTATTATCTTGAGGTATGCTCTCAAAATATTTAACGACATCATAACCTAAATACCCAACAGCACCACCATAAAATAGGGGCAAGCCTTCAACCTGTACCGATTGGTACTCAGATAAGATACCCTTTAAATCTTGCAATGGATTATCTGTATTTTTACTCTTTAATACCTTTCCAAAGTTATCCTTAATTACTAATTTACCATCCTTGGAGCTGACTATAGCATGATAATCAATCCCAATAAAGGAATAGCGCCCTATCTTCTGCCCCTGTTCTACACTCTCTAATAGATAAGAGTAACCTTCACCCTTTAACTTCTTAAAAGCAGATACTGGGGTCTCCATATCTGCAACTATCTCTTTATAGACAGGAATTATATTGGCATCTTCACTTAGCTTTAAAAACTCTTCCTTAGCTGGATAGTACATTCAATCTCACCTTCTTCTTATCTCTACTCATCTTGACTCATCT of the Orenia metallireducens genome contains:
- a CDS encoding transcriptional regulator, giving the protein MNIIDQTNRTILFEEFNPEKLDLLTIIGDVKGLDSLKDDKISEINEHLLVGSFDEFLTKFSPTIYSYYNAANQKVVYTAIKPEGVPDNCVTEIKLDQNNDFLKMLCTLIDTKKSQGIKNVDFKFENILDMISPKKVMEDIKQVRKEINYLYSKYEALDDEDPSKLELGDKLNIKFEEASQNYNNVLGMLPLAIEDIKTRLLLGESQEDSETQTIEIGVLTMGEDGELKILEAPKEEEKALAVQSEEQRNALVEVFEEDYEAITEDPSSYVKDLVLRTFAPISAPTTDIDIEKEVNNYNNYLEFYKNTKDDFIKVAKPLVEKLLGVKMYFEQYDTPNRGMMPKLLVTNCKVDMTIKGNNRTRLETFLNTVNAKNSFSDTIWFGIVPAIEMKTDSPTKARRMRFKGTNKTESKNGNTMESLTSILDIAHKYKIQIFFNFEGKEETTFNAMATKGIDNYIDATSVLVNQEYSEYAIPCLPNFTIIPKDKSGVVLDSKMIYEENGARLSKVEEDVLKLWLEGVYVDAAYVAAGIVSAYQCPEYLKERFRDVTRSYPGVRFDIESGDNSLKTVTTLAKEISGFTNAIKNSINRNNFGFVFSSENAQVNGKVVKKITVYKARSLSMLEDGFDSIYKTLMTTYVERILRFETSDFKQDKIVKFFSNNPKSQKSKWLNSKGYINSILQDGDDINYSIDPRSNTCNLDLTFNGNVKNLEVNITKSTAD
- the trpA gene encoding tryptophan synthase subunit alpha, with protein sequence MSRIATTFASLRDKGQKAFIPFLMAGDPTLDLTKDLVLEAERNGADIIELGIPFSNPLADGPTIQRAGKRSLAHRTNLKNIFNLVKDIRNESQIPIVLMGYFNSIFNYGLDRLIKSCEEFGVDGLIIPDLPMGEDEELRNLSNGVDIISLVALNSSPKRIKELAENSQGFIYAVATLGTTGERGEVSKEVKEKVEEIKSLTSTPVAVGFGISEPEHVKEVASFADGVIVGSAIIKRLEENLVLLEDDKIELIKKVAQFISTLIGTLN
- the trpB gene encoding tryptophan synthase subunit beta, which produces MKGQFGEFGGKYVPELIIPALEELEKAYDKYKGDSEFQEEFDYYLKQYVGRANPLYYAERLTKKLGGAKIYLKREDLNHMGAHKINNALGQALLAKRMGKKRIIAETGAGQHGVATATVAAMFGMECEIFMGAEDVQRQALNVFRMKLLGAKVTPVTDGTQTLSDAVDAALRNWIERIDDTFYLLGSAVGPHPYPTIVRDFQSMIGEEAKEQILEQEGRLPDYLVACVGGGSNAIGLFYPFIGDEDVEMIGVEAAGLGVDTDKHAATMAKGRKGVIHGFKTYVLQDENGQIMPVHSISAGLDYPGVGPEHSYLKDIGRAKYVSVTDDEAVNAFQVLCESEGIIPALESSHAIAHVLKLAPELDQDQIIVMNLSGRGDKDVYTLAERLGVEL
- a CDS encoding SAM-dependent methyltransferase — its product is MCAVKIKYGSVVPWGRTFEEYVDMFNLTEADLDKFILGCADGPASFNYTMKEKGKEMISIDPIYHFTKDDILKRISENYQDVINQTKQNKDKFIWTKIKDVEDLGRIRMLAMEKFLADYDLGKQENRYLYAMLPNLPFEDNQFDLALSSHFLFLYSDNLSLKFHIEAIDEMLRVAREVRIFPLLDLNGRKSLYVDKVINNYIEKGYSVDEVTVDYQFQKGGNTMLKIAQKR
- the trpB gene encoding tryptophan synthase subunit beta, with the translated sequence MSVELKSQRRGQFGEFGGKYVPELVIAALDELDEAYANYKDDPEFQEELNYYLKQYVGRANPLYYAERLTEKLGGAKVYLKREDLNHTGAHKINNALGQVLLAKRMGKKRIIAETGAGQHGVATATVAAMFGMECEVFMGAEDVERQALNVFRMKLLGAKVTPVTEGTATLSDAIDVAFRNWVERIEDTFYLFGTAAGPHPYPTIVRDFQSIIGQEVKEQILEAENKLPDYLVACVGGGSNAIGLFYPFIEDKDVKIVGVEAAGLGVDTDKHAATLTKGTKGIIHGVKTYVLQDEYGQILPAYSISAGLDYPGVGPEHSYLKDINRAEYVSVTDSEALEAFQLLSKLEGIIPALESSHAVAYALKLAKELEQDQVIVVNLSGRGDKDVYTVAGNLGIEL
- a CDS encoding phosphoribosylanthranilate isomerase, translated to MTKIKICGITNLADAKLAVEYGADYLGFIFAKSPRQVSPDEVKEIIEQLPEKIKKVGVFANQSLEEVQGIISRCSLDYLQLHGDESPEYCQEFHLPVIKAFRVKDESYLERLKEYQVDKYLLDAYHPNKLGGVGKIFNWELAKLAKEYGDIIIAGGLNPANVNQAIDSVTPYGVDVSSGVEAQAGVKDKKRLEEFIRRVKKQECGV
- the trpC gene encoding indole-3-glycerol phosphate synthase TrpC, whose product is MILDKIVEHKKLEVKQQKREVSLAELKEKIATLEDTRDFKGALEAEGMSLIAEIKKASPSKGVIRESFNPIAIAKEYQQAGAKVLSVLTDEEFFQGKLDYLTEVKVEVDLPLLRKDFIIDPYQIYQARACGADAILLIVAILNQEELREYLALAKSLGLGILVEVHNRKELTLALQEDCDIIGINNRNLRVFEVDLATTLGLKRLIPNDKVVVSESGIKTRNDVELLATHGIDGILVGEALMRSTNISTKISELVG
- the trpD gene encoding anthranilate phosphoribosyltransferase → MRRVINKVINGDNLSIEESRDAMEAIMIGEATSAQIASFITALRMKGETIEEITGAALVMREKASKIETNQDVLVDVCGTGGDKLNTFNISTTTAFVVAAAGVAVAKHGNRSVSSKSGSADLLERLGVNLNLSPAQVGSCIDEIGIGFMYAPVFHQAMKYAIGPRKEIGARTIFNLLGPLTNPAEAGVQLLGVYSSELTEPIAYVLKNLGVKSAFVVHGMVGLDELSTVGETKVSQLKDDEVKTYNLHPRELGLEEATIEDLAGGNPEENAEITLDILKGKAGKKRDIVILNVAAALVAVDKAESLVEGVELAAQIIDEGLALKKLEELVEVSNRLAKEVS
- a CDS encoding anthranilate synthase component II, yielding MILVIDNYDSFTYNLVQLIGDMNHEIEVIRNDKITVDEIRELRPEKIIISPGPGRPEDAGISLDLVRELAGEIPILGICLGHQTMGAAFGAKIIKAPELIHGKVSKIINKDKGILAGVGDFEATRYHSLIVDRDTLADNFEITAETEDGIIMAIEDKEKGLYGLQFHPESIMSKTGTEIVSNFLAVKRV
- the trpE gene encoding anthranilate synthase component I, with protein sequence MYYPAKEEFLKLSEDANIIPVYKEIVADMETPVSAFKKLKGEGYSYLLESVEQGQKIGRYSFIGIDYHAIVSSKDGKLVIKDNFGKVLKSKNTDNPLQDLKGILSEYQSVQVEGLPLFYGGAVGYLGYDVVKYFESIPQDNKDDLALPEMNFILSDTLVIFDHLHHSIKVVTNVKVSDDLESDYKLAKEKIDEIITKLDSPLKEESRPEVKAKELKFKSNISKEEFMKNVDKAKDYIREGDIFQVVLSQRLEVSITAQSFDIYRQLRRVNPSPYMYYLDFVDFEIVGSSPELLVRVEDGVIENRPIAGTRKRGKDSQEDKELAQDLLGDEKERAEHIMLVDLGRNDIGKVSEYGSVEVSRLMEIEYYSHVMHIVSDVQGKLKAHEDIYSGLQSCFPAGTLSGAPKIRAMEIIDELENTRRGPYGGSIGYFGYSGNLDSCITIRTMVIKDNKAYLQAGAGIVADSDPEFEYQETLNKAQALLEAVKLAEGGVC